A stretch of Bradyrhizobium diazoefficiens DNA encodes these proteins:
- a CDS encoding GFA family protein, which produces MAKAAAAAGIATGQCLCGKVAFEIDIPARWAWHDHSAASRRAHGAAYATYVGSWKKRFRIMSGKTALTRYEDKATKTARSFCSHCGTPIAYERPRGPHMVNIPRALFRERTGRQPLYHIAIEELQEWAYTGEPLVSLKGFPGVVWQRSKKKKRSSGEDPFELGREEAL; this is translated from the coding sequence ATGGCCAAAGCCGCCGCCGCCGCAGGCATAGCTACAGGCCAATGCCTCTGCGGCAAAGTCGCCTTCGAGATCGACATCCCGGCGCGCTGGGCCTGGCACGATCATTCCGCCGCTAGCCGCCGTGCCCACGGCGCGGCCTATGCCACCTATGTCGGCAGCTGGAAGAAGCGCTTTCGCATTATGTCGGGCAAGACTGCGCTGACCCGCTACGAGGACAAGGCGACCAAGACCGCGCGCAGCTTCTGTTCCCATTGCGGCACGCCGATCGCCTATGAGCGCCCGCGCGGCCCGCACATGGTCAACATTCCCCGCGCGCTGTTTAGGGAGCGCACTGGACGTCAGCCGCTCTATCACATTGCGATCGAGGAGCTACAGGAATGGGCCTATACCGGCGAGCCGCTGGTGTCGCTGAAGGGTTTTCCCGGCGTGGTCTGGCAGCGCTCGAAAAAGAAGAAGCGATCTAGCGGCGAAGACCCGTTCGAACTCGGCCGCGAGGAGGCGCTTTAG
- a CDS encoding alkene reductase, with protein MKFEALFKPLQVGPYKLAHRVAMAPLTRMRAERDSFSPRPLNAEYYGQRATPGGLLIAEASPVLSHGRGNPATPGIYSEAQIAGWRKVVDAVHAKGGIIFLQLWHVGRVSHSSYHGGQLPVSASAIRIKAEGMKAMTADGKIADYETPRALETDEVKDIVGAFRQGAKNALAAGFDGVEIHGANGYLLEQFLQSHSNQRTDQYGGSIENRARLLLEVTRAAIDVWGTNRVGVRLSPHGIANDSGEPDPMPLYTHLVKALDTLGLAYLHFIEPRSSGAGRADVNWQNVPSAMVLFRPYYSGVLMTAGGFTGESANAAIADGHADIIAFGRIFISNPDLPQRLEHDYPITPYNRATFYGGEEKGYTDYPAYNELTPA; from the coding sequence ATGAAATTCGAGGCGTTGTTCAAACCGTTGCAGGTCGGTCCGTACAAGCTCGCGCATCGGGTCGCGATGGCGCCACTGACCCGCATGCGCGCCGAGCGCGACAGCTTTTCGCCGCGCCCGCTCAACGCCGAATATTACGGCCAGCGCGCCACGCCGGGCGGCCTGCTGATCGCCGAAGCTTCGCCGGTGCTGTCGCACGGCCGCGGCAACCCGGCGACGCCGGGCATCTATTCGGAAGCCCAGATCGCAGGTTGGCGTAAGGTGGTCGATGCCGTGCACGCCAAGGGCGGCATCATCTTCCTCCAGCTCTGGCATGTCGGCCGCGTCTCGCACTCGTCCTACCATGGCGGTCAATTGCCGGTGTCGGCCTCGGCAATACGGATCAAAGCCGAGGGCATGAAGGCGATGACCGCCGACGGCAAGATCGCCGACTACGAGACACCTCGCGCGCTGGAGACCGACGAGGTCAAAGACATCGTCGGGGCATTTCGACAAGGTGCGAAGAACGCGCTCGCCGCCGGCTTCGATGGTGTCGAGATCCACGGCGCCAATGGCTATCTGCTCGAGCAATTCCTGCAATCGCACAGCAACCAGCGCACCGATCAATATGGCGGCTCGATCGAGAACCGCGCACGGCTGCTGCTGGAGGTCACGCGGGCCGCGATCGACGTCTGGGGCACCAACCGCGTCGGCGTCCGGCTATCGCCCCATGGTATTGCCAATGATTCCGGCGAGCCCGACCCGATGCCGCTCTACACCCACCTGGTGAAGGCGCTCGACACGCTCGGGCTTGCCTATCTGCACTTCATCGAGCCGCGCTCCAGCGGCGCCGGCCGCGCCGACGTCAACTGGCAGAACGTGCCGTCCGCCATGGTGCTGTTCCGCCCCTACTACAGTGGCGTGCTGATGACCGCGGGCGGATTTACAGGCGAGAGCGCGAATGCCGCGATCGCCGACGGACACGCCGACATCATCGCCTTCGGCCGCATCTTCATCTCCAACCCCGATCTGCCGCAGCGGCTCGAGCACGACTACCCGATCACGCCGTACAACCGCGCGACGTTCTATGGCGGCGAAGAGAAGGGGTATACGGATTATCCGGCGTATAACGAGCTGACGCCGGCGTAA